From a region of the Flavobacterium branchiarum genome:
- the tssD gene encoding type VI secretion system tube protein TssD, with protein sequence MTLLIIDTIKNMATLGILKLDNVEYRLITFNYKSTQPLDAMGKPSGKPTGCLIDLTIESDSSTALLQWTLNNEAKDGIIIFYKADAMSKFKDVEFKKAYCISHYEIFEANGTLPMRQLIRIYESRQEIAKKEIAPPKQLIQQEPEKKIIEIKWMCGKMKDSINEAGIGEKTSFLVKTENYKQGETITIIVDEADGKDLKTNTKEISYSGKVNAEGIAELKEQVKIQTV encoded by the coding sequence TTGACATTACTAATAATTGATACAATTAAGAATATGGCTACTTTAGGAATATTAAAATTAGACAATGTAGAATATAGGTTAATCACATTTAACTATAAATCTACACAACCACTCGACGCAATGGGCAAACCATCTGGAAAGCCTACTGGATGCTTAATTGATTTAACAATTGAATCTGACAGTAGCACCGCTCTTTTACAATGGACTCTTAACAATGAGGCGAAGGACGGTATAATTATATTTTATAAAGCTGATGCGATGAGCAAATTTAAAGATGTTGAATTTAAAAAAGCATATTGTATCTCTCATTATGAAATATTTGAAGCTAACGGAACGCTACCCATGCGTCAATTGATAAGAATATACGAATCAAGACAAGAAATTGCTAAAAAAGAAATTGCTCCACCTAAACAACTAATACAACAAGAACCTGAAAAAAAAATAATTGAAATCAAATGGATGTGTGGGAAAATGAAGGATTCTATAAATGAAGCAGGCATCGGAGAAAAAACAAGTTTTTTAGTCAAAACTGAAAATTACAAACAAGGTGAAACAATAACTATAATAGTTGATGAAGCAGACGGAAAAGACCTAAAAACCAACACTAAAGAAATCTCTTATAGTGGCAAAGTAAATGCTGAGGGTATTGCAGAACTAAAAGAGCAAGTAAAAATACAAACCGTATAA